A portion of the Algimonas porphyrae genome contains these proteins:
- the hemE gene encoding uroporphyrinogen decarboxylase, giving the protein MKTPILRALSGERVTPVPVWFMRQAGRHLPEYMEVRATAKDFIDFCFSPDKAAEVTLQPIRRYDMDAAILFADILLIPIGLGRRVEFVKGVGPTLDPIDADGIAALTVSGAADRVSAVYETVAKVRAELDAKHPGKTLIGFCGGAWTVATYMLEGRGTPNKEHAKRFAYEQPAAMADLLHALVESSADYLIRQAQAGAQVLKIFESWAEGLSPDLFDRLIIRPTADMIARVRAAGIDVPIIGFPRGAGLNAVRYAHETGITAIAAGTDVPLDDFRATIPEDMCVQGNLDPLALRTGGSPLFRAVDDVLRDGGGGAHIFNLGHGVTPDVRIDDVHAVINRIRDYDYD; this is encoded by the coding sequence ATGAAAACCCCGATTCTCAGAGCCCTGTCCGGCGAACGCGTCACGCCCGTACCCGTCTGGTTCATGCGCCAGGCCGGACGGCATCTGCCGGAGTATATGGAGGTTCGAGCCACGGCCAAGGACTTCATCGATTTCTGTTTCTCGCCCGACAAGGCCGCCGAGGTCACGCTGCAACCGATCCGGCGATATGACATGGACGCCGCCATTCTGTTTGCCGATATTTTGCTGATCCCGATCGGACTGGGTCGTCGTGTCGAATTCGTCAAAGGAGTCGGCCCCACACTGGATCCGATCGATGCAGACGGGATCGCCGCGCTCACCGTCAGCGGAGCCGCAGACCGTGTCAGCGCGGTCTATGAAACCGTGGCCAAGGTTCGCGCTGAACTGGATGCGAAACACCCCGGCAAGACACTGATCGGATTTTGTGGCGGAGCCTGGACGGTCGCCACCTATATGCTGGAAGGTCGCGGCACCCCGAACAAGGAACACGCCAAACGCTTTGCCTATGAACAGCCGGCGGCAATGGCTGATCTGTTGCATGCCCTCGTCGAAAGCTCTGCCGATTATCTGATCCGGCAGGCACAGGCTGGTGCGCAGGTTCTGAAGATTTTCGAAAGCTGGGCGGAAGGCTTGTCGCCCGACCTGTTTGACCGGCTCATCATTCGTCCGACGGCCGATATGATCGCTCGGGTGCGGGCGGCCGGAATCGATGTGCCGATCATCGGGTTTCCACGCGGCGCGGGCCTCAATGCCGTGCGCTACGCGCATGAAACCGGGATCACGGCTATTGCCGCGGGAACGGATGTTCCACTGGATGATTTCCGTGCCACCATTCCGGAGGACATGTGTGTGCAAGGCAATCTCGACCCGCTGGCGCTAAGAACAGGCGGGAGCCCCTTATTCAGAGCGGTCGATGATGTGCTGCGCGACGGAGGCGGGGGTGCCCATATTTTCAATCTGGGTCACGGGGTTACGCCCGACGTCAGGATCGACGACGTCCATGCCGTGATCAACCGCATTCGGGATTATGATTATGACTGA
- a CDS encoding pyruvate, water dikinase regulatory protein, protein MAERNPNISTCFHVHLVSDSTGETLVGMMKASTAQFRNATALEHLHTLVRSEAQLTRTLDAIESKPGVVLYTLVDPAKRKTLETFCAERHIPTVSILDPTLSMLGRYLGVSVTSEVGAQRTLDDAYYRRIGALDFAMAHDDGQQMDGLIDADLILLGVSRTSKTPTSIYLANRGYKTGNIPLVPTGPDGIVLPPIIDRLPKDTGPLVVGLFASPDRIVEIRQNRLKGLSATGRSGYTDEELVRDELRSAKRLFSRRGFPVIDVSRRSIEETAAQIINLYKMHRPDAAMRRKM, encoded by the coding sequence ATGGCAGAGCGCAATCCTAATATCTCGACCTGTTTCCACGTTCATCTTGTCAGTGACTCGACGGGTGAAACGCTGGTGGGCATGATGAAAGCGTCGACGGCGCAGTTTCGCAATGCCACCGCGCTGGAACATCTGCATACGCTGGTCCGGTCCGAAGCGCAGCTGACCCGGACGTTGGATGCAATCGAAAGCAAGCCCGGCGTCGTGCTCTACACGCTGGTCGATCCGGCGAAACGCAAGACGCTGGAGACGTTCTGCGCGGAAAGACATATTCCGACCGTATCGATTCTCGATCCGACCCTGTCCATGCTGGGGCGTTATCTGGGCGTGTCGGTGACGTCCGAAGTGGGCGCGCAGCGGACGCTGGACGATGCCTATTACCGCCGGATCGGCGCACTCGATTTTGCCATGGCGCATGATGACGGACAACAGATGGACGGTCTGATTGACGCGGATCTGATCCTGCTGGGCGTATCGCGAACATCGAAGACACCGACATCCATCTATCTGGCCAATCGTGGTTACAAGACAGGGAATATTCCGCTGGTTCCAACGGGGCCGGATGGCATTGTGCTGCCGCCGATTATCGACCGCCTGCCCAAGGATACAGGACCGCTCGTTGTCGGCTTGTTCGCCTCGCCCGACCGCATCGTGGAGATCCGTCAGAACCGACTCAAGGGTCTCTCTGCCACGGGTCGCTCTGGCTATACAGATGAAGAGCTCGTGCGCGATGAGCTACGCTCTGCCAAACGACTGTTTTCGCGCCGAGGCTTTCCCGTCATTGATGTCTCACGGCGTTCGATCGAGGAAACGGCAGCGCAGATCATCAATCTTTACAAGATGCACCGCCCAGACGCGGCCATGCGGAGAAAAATGTGA
- a CDS encoding Maf family protein, whose amino-acid sequence MSASPQSGPSYPSAPLILASGSAIRRDIMSGAGLDFEVIVKPVDEAAIKTAMLSEGARPREIADALAEAKALRVSRALMMEGRSGLVIGADQVMVMDDVLFDKPVSVEAARDRLKAMRGERHELVGSVVVARDGTPVWRHVSETRLWMRDFSDAFLEDYLSREGDLVTKSVGAYRFEGPGAQLFTKVEGDFFSILGLSLLPLLQYLRDCGAVAT is encoded by the coding sequence GTGAGCGCGTCGCCCCAGTCAGGACCCTCATACCCGTCTGCGCCTCTGATCCTGGCATCAGGATCTGCCATCCGGCGCGACATTATGAGCGGAGCCGGGCTCGATTTCGAAGTCATCGTCAAACCGGTCGATGAAGCGGCGATCAAGACGGCCATGCTGAGCGAGGGCGCCCGACCCCGGGAGATCGCAGATGCACTGGCCGAAGCCAAGGCGTTGCGTGTATCGCGGGCGCTGATGATGGAAGGCCGGTCTGGGCTGGTGATCGGCGCGGATCAGGTCATGGTAATGGATGACGTTCTGTTCGACAAACCCGTTTCGGTCGAGGCGGCGCGAGACCGGTTAAAGGCGATGCGAGGCGAGCGGCATGAGCTGGTCGGGAGCGTCGTCGTCGCGCGTGACGGTACGCCGGTCTGGCGTCATGTGTCGGAAACGCGCCTGTGGATGCGGGACTTTTCTGATGCTTTCCTGGAAGATTATCTGTCCCGTGAAGGGGATCTGGTGACGAAAAGTGTCGGGGCTTACCGGTTCGAAGGCCCCGGAGCGCAGCTATTTACCAAAGTCGAAGGCGATTTCTTTTCGATTCTGGGCCTCAGCCTTCTACCGTTGCTGCAATATTTGCGCGATTGCGGAGCGGTTGCGACGTGA